Within the Euwallacea similis isolate ESF13 chromosome 33, ESF131.1, whole genome shotgun sequence genome, the region AAGTTCAGGAACTAACAGAAGTCTTggaaaaaatccgaaaatttataaagcaCGAACATCTgcataaattcttttaaaaaaattgaaaaatgctctTTAAAAGTGACCTGTAATCAATCATTTTAATCTTTGTGGATTCCGACTGATAAGCGAATCGtctcataaattattttttagtcgAATTTAATTCAGTTCAGTTTAATTAATCTCAATCAGGGAGACCTTTAATCGTAGAAAAGTCGCGATATCAGAacgattttgtttttgtattcACAAGCCTGAAAAATGCTAGTAGTTTTTCGAATGGTTTTGCACTAGAATTCAGAACCTAAACTGTTTTTATCATCACTTCTTTATTGCTCTGattctttgaataaaaaaatttctcgcAAACTTGACGCAAACATTTCAGACAAAGAATCCAACTTAATGACCTGAATTATTAATCAGCTGCCATCACTAAGAATGTATTGCATGGCCTTatcattgtttttatttccgTAGAAGCAGCATTATTGTGCTCCCTTTTAACCCGAACAAACATAATTTTGCAACAATGAAATACAGAGACTTACCTCGACAATGGATCAACCAATATCACGATTAGGATAACGGCAGCAATGATGCAAGCAAGGTAGATGCTCATGATTTCGTAGAGTTCACCAGAATCCACCGAACTATCATCTTCGCTATTGCTGGCAGAGGAGCAGAAATTGGCCCCGCACAAATCATAGTCCCCGTCGGAGCCTGAGTCCGTCCCATGAGGATTGCTAAGTACTGAAATATGAGGTTACAGTTTTGTTGATGGAATTGAGGATTGAGACGCACCAAGAGATGAGATCAAATTGCCCCACACCTCAGCGGATTGCCAGGCAAGGAAGAAGAACCCAAAAAATCGGACAATGATGGCATCCACCGCTTGATCGGTCAGTTTGGCGTATACACCGGCCACTTGGGTCAGATACGTGGCTTTTGAGGCCCACATAGGGGCTGCCCCGATGCCCACGATGATACCGCAGGGGATGAGAGTGTAGAACCTTCAAGTTTCAACATTCAATAGTACTTTATAAGTGGAACCTATACCAAGAGACACACGGAATATGGGATTTAGAAGACGGAGTTAATTAACTACacgaaaatgtttaattcttcaaaaagCCATATCCCTACATCTTATTGTGATATCATAATATGCGGATTTAAGCAATTAGAGAGTAAGCGCTATTGCCAAGTAGATCCTTTCTCCCCAGATATCAGAACTTTTTCTTTCCAATGAGATACTcagtatatacagggtgtcccgaaattaagccaccatacttaaacagcgtaaattacgtccaaaaataacaccaaaactttatataaacatatatcgaaaaacgcttttttaacgatctatggctctttaaagacataactctgatgatggttattttgacatatttccaaaacggtgcaagataactttatgaaatttggtaagattttatactttttaaaccttaattgactgatgcggttgaatggaaaatatttcgtcagaggcgtgccgcacggggggcgtcggagttaaaaaatgctacattttttttatgtgcccggttttttagctgctgatgcaaaattatgaaaccacatatgtatccagaaaaaaaatgtactcttGGTTCATATTGatagaacgctccattttcgaataaaattaatttgaacattacattgcatgacaaatacaaatgatgcttaaaacgatcattttcaaccatatcaaaactattaaacaataataaaaaaaaacaacaagaaattgaaatgacacatttttagagtaagttttcaaataagttactgTTTTGTTGGATATACAGTCTAGACCGTCTTTTTATGCTCTGGGAGGCACGAAGAATTTGaaacagattttcttttttgaacggtaacttatttgaaaacttactctaaaaatgtgtcatttcaatttcttgttgtttttttttattattgtttaatagttttgatatggttgaaaatgatcgttttaagcatcatttgtatttgtcatgcaatgtaatgttcaaattaattttattcgaaaatggagcgttctatcaatgtgaaccaagagtaccttttttttctggacacatatgtggtttcataattttgcatcagcagctaaaaaaccgggcacataaaaaaaatgtagcattttttaactccgacgcccccgtgcggcacgcctctgacgaaatattttccattcaaccgcatcagtcaattaaggtttaaaaagtataaaatcttaccaaatttcataaagttatcttgcaccgttttggaaatatgtcaaaataaccatcatcagagttatgtctttaaagagccatagatcgttaaaaaagcgtttttcgatatgtttatataaagttttggtgttatttttggacgtaatttacgctgtttaagtatggtgccttaatttcgggacaccctgtatatatatatatatattttttttaattctgctGGGGATtctaaatatttagaacaatcttctatacctattttaaaacgttttcgaattcataaaaaatttaactttttcacGGTGTCATGATTTGTAACTCGCTGACTGATTGAAGACATTGGATCGTTCTATGAATTTGCATTgtttttataactttcaaaaagtataaatataaatttagatttttcttaCCTGGGATAGAACTGCGATGCAATATACGGGGCGTAACACAACATTGATAGGCAAAGGGTCCATTTTACAGTCAGCCTTTTGATTAGGAAAGAAGGCACGAATATACAACTCACTACTAAAGCTGCGAATATCGAGCTGAGGGATAAGGTTCCTAGACCATCTTTGGCATTAATACTGGACTGAAGGTTGGCCGTTCCCTAAATAAAGCATAAGTCTTAATCTCCAGTTTATGGGCTCAAAAAGGACTTACCTGAAAGGCCGTAAACTGGATCATAAATGCACAACTGATGGCCGTTACGTTCTTCAGAATTCGCCATTTTTCTTTCGTAGACATCTTGAATTTACCTTGCTGGGATGCTTCTTCGTCGGTGATCTCCCTAGGGGGCTTATGGGGGATGTCCCCGCCATCGCCCTAATGATCGTGagttaatttaaacattcgGTGATCTCAGAAACGGAAAAGGTATTACCTTGAACCCGTCATTTTCATAAGCACCGGTAACGGACACCGTGAAGACACCATCGTCGGTCCTTTTGCCGGGGGCGCCGTTGGTGGTGGCGTTGTTGTCGAGCCCCGCGGTCATTTCCGGGCCGCGGTTCTCACCCTCCTCGAtctggaaagaaaaaaaacgaacCATTATTATCATTCCATTATCATCCAGAACACTAGATCCAACCTGCGTATTCGTCAAATGTAAAGCTTAGTTTAGCGGTCGTGAGGAGGCTTTCCCGAAACCAAAGTCGCATCTATTGATTAAAAACTTCCAGGTTACTAACACTTCTCCTTGAATAGGAGGATTTTTTTGTACAGGCTTAACCTGAGCTTGGTAAGGACTGAAGAGAACTTTAGAGGATCATTATCTATATGGAAAAATCTTATTGTCATGCCATCACGTGTATTTATTCTACGTGTTGATTCGAAGacaaatatcataaaaatgttagaaattgttgcagatttctttaaaatcaaCAATGATCATTCTATTATGGTATACGTAAATTTGAGGTTGGCAAACAAGGAGTTTATGGCGTTAAAATAACAACTCCTGGAAACCAAATCACGGCACAATCATTAGGTTCTGGGTATGTATTGTACATGAGGtttgacaaatttataaattttgccttGCTTCAACTTCAGACTCTAATCCAggattatttcattttaacgtAATTAAATAGTCGGAAGGGTTATCTTTATAACATATTAAGAAATAGAGGCGATAACTGGGAGTTTGCAAGTAGGTAAACAagtataaaaacaatatattaaaCGTTAGTAATACATAGATATATCGTAAATCATTTATTccgattttaaatttttagtaaaagaTTAGGCCCCATCGAATGACGAGTTTTTGGCACACATATTACTTTTCTTATCCAAATGGgtgacaaatattttttccttatatttGTTCATGggaaaaacaaactaattaattaatattagtaatttttgacTAAATCGGACCAATCTGGTACACACGAACATTATACTGAATCTAGactttctcattaaaaaattatctacatTGTAGATCCTCATTAGCTTAAAAAGACAATGTAACTGTCATTTTAACTGAAATGAAGCCATTCTATTGATTGGGAAAACTCCCCAAATGCCAAATAAACGTTTTCCACCAATGGTATTGCGATACTCCCCTTTTTACGCCTATGAGCATCCATCATTATTGTCTATCTATGAAGAGAAGAAGTGAAGGAGCGAAAAGGTAATATTAATGAAGAAATGAAAGTGTGAGTGTTTACGAACAGAGAAAAAagttcagaattttaaaagaacgAGAACAGAAATGAGATAAACAGATACTCTGCGTATCTTGATTTTACAGACATATCAGGTACAAATCTTGTTCTCGCGGATTTCAATGAATATATCAGAGATTTAATAGCTCataagtttttagtaatttggTGTCAGAGTTAGTAATAAGATAATGACAAGCAAACTGACAGAGCCATCACGGGATAAAGCATCGTCGAACGAGGTTACTCCTACCACCACTAATAAATGGCCAAGTGTCGAGGGATCCCTTTTTGGAATGGGGTACCTCCCCAGAACCGAAAACGAAAGGGAAGGGGAGAAAATGGAAAGTCGAGATATAGAAGGGGAGGG harbors:
- the LOC136418185 gene encoding UNC93-like protein isoform X3, which encodes MNLEKPAEPKKKFSIEIPEILRPIERVNSVRSFLYWNIVDDAIEEGENRGPEMTAGLDNNATTNGAPGKRTDDGVFTVSVTGAYENDGFKVIPFPFIPHKPPREITDEEASQQGKFKMSTKEKWRILKNVTAISCAFMIQFTAFQGTANLQSSINAKDGLGTLSLSSIFAALVVSCIFVPSFLIKRLTVKWTLCLSMLCYAPYIASQFYPRFYTLIPCGIIVGIGAAPMWASKATYLTQVAGVYAKLTDQAVDAIIVRFFGFFFLAWQSAEVWGNLISSLVLSNPHGTDSGSDGDYDLCGANFCSSASNSEDDSSVDSGELYEIMSIYLACIIAAVILIVILVDPLSRYGEKQRRNSGAAELSGIQLLSATFIQLKKPYQQLLIPITIYIGVEQAFISADFTQSYVSCALGVNNVGFVMICFGLVNAICSLLFGSAMKYVGRVPIMILGISVHAGVQIFLLLWKPHPDNPLLFFMASGLWGVGDAVWQTQVNGLYGALFRRNKEAAFSNYRLWESVGFVVAYAYSTQLCARMKLYVQLSVLVIGFLLYCIVEIHHMRKLRRQKEKERRAAELAAKKQAAIEQEPETTDDEKDDIDDEIIVTHL
- the LOC136418185 gene encoding UNC93-like protein isoform X5, which gives rise to MVQNSLIKRLSLQIPEPLRLQQRQRRMSVRSFYWVIVNPMIEEGENRGPEMTAGLDNNATTNGAPGKRTDDGVFTVSVTGAYENDGFKGDGGDIPHKPPREITDEEASQQGKFKMSTKEKWRILKNVTAISCAFMIQFTAFQGTANLQSSINAKDGLGTLSLSSIFAALVVSCIFVPSFLIKRLTVKWTLCLSMLCYAPYIASQFYPRFYTLIPCGIIVGIGAAPMWASKATYLTQVAGVYAKLTDQAVDAIIVRFFGFFFLAWQSAEVWGNLISSLVLSNPHGTDSGSDGDYDLCGANFCSSASNSEDDSSVDSGELYEIMSIYLACIIAAVILIVILVDPLSRYGEKQRRNSGAAELSGIQLLSATFIQLKKPYQQLLIPITIYIGVEQAFISADFTQSYVSCALGVNNVGFVMICFGLVNAICSLLFGSAMKYVGRVPIMILGISVHAGVQIFLLLWKPHPDNPLLFFMASGLWGVGDAVWQTQVNGLYGALFRRNKEAAFSNYRLWESVGFVVAYAYSTQLCARMKLYVQLSVLVIGFLLYCIVEIHHMRKLRRQKEKERRAAELAAKKQAAIEQEPETTDDEKDDIDDEIIVTHL
- the LOC136418185 gene encoding UNC93-like protein isoform X4, with protein sequence MVQNSLIKRLSLQIPEPLRLQQRQRRMSVRSFYWVIVNPMIEEGENRGPEMTAGLDNNATTNGAPGKRTDDGVFTVSVTGAYENDGFKVIPFPFIPHKPPREITDEEASQQGKFKMSTKEKWRILKNVTAISCAFMIQFTAFQGTANLQSSINAKDGLGTLSLSSIFAALVVSCIFVPSFLIKRLTVKWTLCLSMLCYAPYIASQFYPRFYTLIPCGIIVGIGAAPMWASKATYLTQVAGVYAKLTDQAVDAIIVRFFGFFFLAWQSAEVWGNLISSLVLSNPHGTDSGSDGDYDLCGANFCSSASNSEDDSSVDSGELYEIMSIYLACIIAAVILIVILVDPLSRYGEKQRRNSGAAELSGIQLLSATFIQLKKPYQQLLIPITIYIGVEQAFISADFTQSYVSCALGVNNVGFVMICFGLVNAICSLLFGSAMKYVGRVPIMILGISVHAGVQIFLLLWKPHPDNPLLFFMASGLWGVGDAVWQTQVNGLYGALFRRNKEAAFSNYRLWESVGFVVAYAYSTQLCARMKLYVQLSVLVIGFLLYCIVEIHHMRKLRRQKEKERRAAELAAKKQAAIEQEPETTDDEKDDIDDEIIVTHL